A stretch of DNA from Oreochromis aureus strain Israel breed Guangdong linkage group 10, ZZ_aureus, whole genome shotgun sequence:
aaatctccattagcgagtTACCACGGATCGCCCTGTGCGTGGAAAAATTGCTTTATTCTCTCCATTTgtcataaaacaaaaagaacactgAGGGTGGGGGTGGAATAATATAATGACATTGCAgctattttaacacaatttccccaacattttttttccaaagcaaTTCGACTTCAGCTTGGCTTCGCACCACAGCAGATGTTCAACTAATTAATGCACACAAGCCTCGTGAGCACTGCTCACTATTTGGGAGCTGGCACAGATCCAGCAAACAAGCCCTAGGGTGTCTAAAGGACACATCTTTACAGTTTAAGACAAGTCCAAGTGATTTAGATTGCAGCTCCCTCTGGATCCATCAAATTAGATTAAACTGGAGAGCCTTGGAAGTTCAAGGCGATATTCAACAGCTGGGCTCCGAGGTCTGCCTGCTGCCCTCCAGGCAGGAACTCTGCAGATAGCTCTCTGTAGGTGCTGCAGACTCTACGTACATGAATGTCCTTCCTGTGAATGGCGTGTTTCCATTTATGCCGTGCCTCGCCGTATAAAACTACTAAACATCTGCGAGGAAGGTTCACAGCTACATGGACCTCCCCTGTTAGTCCCAGCTCTGGCAGACCCTGCTCCAGAGACATGGTGAGTGTAGTGTCTGACAACATGTTAATGGTGACTAAGCGCTCCCCCCACAGCCAAGAATCGTCTAAGTGTGGATCGATGGCTGCACCTCGCTCAGGATGATAATCCAGGTTGCACTGCTCCACTGGCTGGAAGCCGTCTAGAGCTGATTCCTGATACATCCGAAGCACAAGTTTATGGCTCAAAGCAGGAGTCCACTGAAGCCACCCACACGCACTTTCCTTTTCTTGAAGTTCACCTTCGGCCAAAGTCCTGCAACAATATTGGAGGAGGCTTTTGGTCACTCCATTAACCATATATACTTTCCATACTATATATATCAAATAGAATTGACGACAATGTTATCTATATAGCACATTTTATTATGGGTACACTTAGTATGCTTaccataaaagataaaaaaaagctATGTAGCTCTACAACATTTAAAGGCAATAAAACACAGTAGTAATTCATCTCATGTCCCACCCACAAAATAAGAGTGTTACAGTAATCTAACCTGCTTGATCTGAAAGCATGGCCCAATTTCAGAGTCAGTTTGAGATAAGAATTTTCTAACCTTTGATATATATTTTGAGTAGCAGAAAGCAATTCTgtctattttattaatatgATTATCAAAACTGAGACCACAGTCCAAAATGATCCCAAGGTGCCTGACTTGTTCATCGTTTTTCACAGAAAGGGATAATAAATATGAACaaattttctctgtctctgacTTTTGGATTTTCTATCTTGTCTCTATTCATTTCTAGAAAGATTCTAGACATCCACAAGTTAATGTCATCAACGCAGTTTAATAATTTGTGAACAGGTTAGATCAGTTAAGTGATAAGGTTAAAAAGTAACCAATGACGgaatgtttatttctgcagttcTAAAAATATTAACTGACACATAGAAACATTTACCCTTTAGTCATGATGAAACCCAATCGAGAAACTAACGAGTTAAACCAACTGAATCACGAAGCCTTTGAATTAAAATATCACGATCAACAATCAACAGTGTTGAAGGCAGCATGGAAAGGTACGACTCAAACTCTCTGTGAATCAATGTTGATGACCTGAGTAAACTCGGACTGACATTTATATTGACTTTACAGCCCTAATAATTGCTTCTATTCATCATAGtctaaacaaaaatgttttgtttgtttttatttgatcaCATGCTAACCTGTTTTCTTCGACCGGACTGCGACTCCTTCCACACATCCTGGTCCATCGCACATATAAgctccttctcttcctcttctgaTATGAAGTTCTCCCACAGGAAGACCCCAGAAAAGGGGAAGGATGCAGCCTGGGCATCTTTTCCAACAGCGAGCCTCGACTGAGGATCGTAGAGGAAATGATGGACAATCTTCACAGAAAGAcagataaacagaaaaacatcgTTATTTATACAGTGACGCAAATGTATTCCTAGAATTATAATTTTTGGCGATGAAATTGACAGTTTGTAGTGAATGCCTTTTTGTTATAAAGACAAACGCTGTTGGCACACATTTATAACCGCAGTAATATCCCTTTAATAAGGATGGAATGTCCTCCGAGGGCACCCGTACCTTGTTGTGTGCGCTGCTGTTAGcagtatttgattattttttttacttgttataaaaacaatataacagTTTTCTGTTGGAAAACAGTACCTTTGATTCACTCGCCTCCGGTTGTACTTTCTCTTTCAACCCTTCGCAGACGAGACACCGGCGGACACCTTTACAAGCACATGAAGGCACGTCGTCACTGGTGTCGGGAGCCATCATCCTGCATCTTCTTCTTGTGTCAGGAAGTGGCAGCAAACGAAAACATTTAACTATCGCCACCTAGCGGAGAATGCGGGCATTTTCAGGGTTAGCAGAGCTAAAGGAGGAAGCAAATAAGAAAACTGATATctgaatataaaaatacaaatgtatatatattaataataattttaaaaacatagtAGTGGAAGTAGTGTTTGTATCATAACTAGTTATGGTTCACGACCAAAACCATTAACATAACtacattactagttaatgttcACTAGTAACATTCACGACTGACTGCCTTAAAAAGTTGGGGCAACTCCAAAAGCCTCTTATAGCCTTTGTTTTCTTAGAACAGATAATGAtgcaataaataattttaaaaagtgtttttgtggatATTTTGTTGACTCCGTTTACATATGGGAGATTTTCATATACTTCAGTGCCACCCTGCCTAGACCTCTTGCCCCTCCTTGCCGTTCTGTTAAAGTCTTCATTGTTCATTGCTCTAAACTGGGAGTGCCAGAATGAATGCATTTCAGGGGCTACAGACCGCAAAATCTACTCTTCAGTTCTAGACCCTTTCTTTTGAACCATATCCTGAAAATGTTCTGCATGGTGATTAACGGCACAACTTCAACTGAATCATTCAAAAATTACACGAATAttgccttttttgttttggaaCATTGGAACTatacaaaagcagaaaatattCAGATGATGGCTTTTTGGAATGAAATGCCAATAGTATTTCACTTCTTTGTGATCcaaagaacttaaaataatgtaattttaaatCAATGTCAATTTAATTCATACAGCACTTTTAATTACACGTAAACTCAATGTGCTTAAcgtaaataaaaaaagtaataataataaaaactaagtTATTGTacctctccaaaagttgaatctgttcatctggacgtagcgttttgtgggagaaacgtttcgtcactcatccaagtgacttcttcagtctcagctgactgcaggtttccccaaaccttacaaacagtacatttgcataatgactgaaaccagcccactgaaggaacaatgggctgtgaggtcagttccttaatcataattatgcaaattcccatgaccattgatcaacaatcactgaccaaaacccactgatcaaggaacactgatcaatggccatgagtaagttattgcagcggtccccaaccttttctgcgccacggaccggtttatgcccgacaatattttcacggaccggcaataaggtgtcgcggataaatacaacaaaataaaactagtgccggtaccgaaaaaaagaagatttattcataacacacgtgaaaagacccaggaaaactgagttaacgataaaaacaataacaaaataacgctgaaaaccgataaaaaccctgaaaaccatacatttcacacctgagcctcaactctcgcggcccggtaccaaacgactcacggaccggtaccggtccgaggcccgggggttggggaccgctgagtTATTGTACAATTGCCACAGGTTGTTAATCCCTGGCAAGCAAAACCCAGGCTGTAAAAAACAATGCCTTGTTTAAACCACGCCCACCGGATATACGTAACGTTTCCCCGGGAAAGCTCGGTTTCAGCAAGAGTGTTTTGAGTTCGCTCAAGTGTTTGGTAAGTGATATTAATCACATATATTGACAAGTTTTAAGCTGTTtaataacaaaagcaaaaccaCTAACGCTTGCTCTAATTAAATCAATAATTGTTATTTGTGTTTGTAGCGGAGAAATGtaaatatatagagatatatacgGCTGTCGGCACTGCCAACGTGGTTAGCTAGGAGAAACTCAAACTTATTATCATATAACGCTTTCTCATCTTCTTTACGTGAAATATCCTTCCTCACCTTAGTATGGATCTCTATATAGACGTTATGACAACGTTACTTAAAGGATAGAGCGTTATGAAATCGCATTTAGCCTGTTATTGTTGAATAGCCGCTTATTTATCGTAAACTGTTTTTGCAGGaaattttccatttctttaacAGATTAATCATGCTGAGGAGCAAGAGGGGATTTTAATTGCTAAATgccaaaaatgccaaaaaaagaGTAATCAGACCAGCTAAAACAAGTGGAAGAAGCTCAGTTGTAAACAGTAtctgtgtaataatattaaaCACAAATCTACTTGTTTAAGTCTTTG
This window harbors:
- the LOC120442297 gene encoding alpha-ketoglutarate-dependent dioxygenase alkB homolog 4-like; this translates as MMAPDTSDDVPSCACKGVRRCLVCEGLKEKVQPEASESKIVHHFLYDPQSRLAVGKDAQAASFPFSGVFLWENFISEEEEKELICAMDQDVWKESQSGRRKQVSM